In a genomic window of Flavobacterium sp. KACC 22761:
- the nusA gene encoding transcription termination factor NusA has product MENLALIDSFSEFKDNKLIDRVTLMAILEDVFRNALKKKYGSDENFDIIINPDKGDMEIWRRRVIVADEDLDFENEEITLTEARKIEADFEIGEEVSEEVKLIDLGRRAILALRQNLISKIHEHDNTNLYKQFKDIIGDIYTAEVHHVRPRVVILVDDEGNEIVLPKEKQIPSDFFRKGDNVRGIIESVELKGNKPQIIMSRTSEKFLEKLFEQEIPEVFDGLITVKNVVRIPGEKAKVAVDSYDDRIDPVGACVGMKGSRIHGIVRELGNENIDVINYTNNIQLFITRALSPAKVSSIKIDEESKRAEVFLKLEEVSKAIGRGGHNIKLAGQLTGYELDVIREGDVAGTVADEDDVELTEFSDEIEEWVIEEFAKIGLDTAKSILKHDVEDLVRRTDLEEETILDVMKILKEEFDS; this is encoded by the coding sequence ATGGAAAATTTAGCATTAATCGATTCATTCTCAGAGTTTAAAGATAATAAACTTATTGATCGTGTAACGCTTATGGCAATTTTAGAGGACGTGTTTAGAAATGCATTGAAGAAAAAATACGGTTCAGATGAAAATTTCGATATTATTATAAATCCTGACAAAGGAGATATGGAAATATGGAGAAGAAGAGTAATTGTTGCCGATGAGGATCTTGATTTTGAAAATGAGGAAATTACATTGACTGAAGCAAGAAAAATTGAGGCGGATTTTGAAATTGGTGAAGAGGTTTCTGAAGAGGTAAAATTGATTGATCTAGGAAGAAGAGCTATCTTAGCGCTTCGTCAAAACTTAATATCTAAAATTCACGAACACGATAATACAAATCTTTACAAACAATTTAAAGATATTATCGGTGATATATATACAGCTGAAGTGCACCACGTGCGTCCAAGAGTAGTAATCTTGGTTGATGATGAAGGAAATGAAATTGTGCTTCCAAAGGAAAAACAAATTCCATCAGATTTCTTCCGTAAAGGAGATAACGTTCGTGGAATTATTGAAAGCGTTGAATTAAAAGGAAACAAGCCTCAAATTATTATGTCTAGAACTTCTGAAAAGTTCTTGGAAAAATTATTCGAGCAAGAAATCCCAGAAGTTTTCGACGGATTGATTACAGTGAAAAATGTAGTGCGTATTCCTGGTGAAAAAGCAAAAGTAGCTGTAGATTCTTATGATGATAGAATTGATCCGGTTGGAGCTTGTGTGGGAATGAAAGGTTCTCGTATTCACGGAATTGTTCGTGAACTTGGAAATGAAAATATTGACGTTATTAATTATACAAACAATATTCAATTGTTTATTACAAGAGCATTAAGCCCTGCAAAAGTTTCTTCAATCAAAATTGATGAAGAAAGCAAAAGAGCTGAAGTATTCTTGAAATTAGAAGAGGTTTCTAAAGCAATTGGTAGAGGTGGTCACAATATCAAATTAGCTGGTCAATTGACAGGTTATGAATTAGATGTTATTCGCGAAGGCGATGTGGCTGGAACTGTTGCAGATGAAGATGATGTTGAATTAACAGAGTTCTCAGATGAAATCGAAGAGTGGGTAATTGAAGAGTTTGCAAAAATAGGTTTAGATACTGCAAAAAGTATCTTGAAACACGACGTAGAAGATTTAGTAAGAAGAACAGATTTAGAAGAGGAAACTATTCTAGACGTTATGAAAATACTAAAAGAGGAGTTTGATAGCTAG
- the infB gene encoding translation initiation factor IF-2: MSEERVIRINKVLRELNISLERAVDYLKDKGIAIDANPNAKISDSEFNILQSQFAGDKGNKEASKEVGEEKRKEKEALRVEREKEIEDKRRQEEERQKQQEIIKARAVVSGPVQVGKIDLNPKKPAIAPSEETAKVEEPKAVVAPAQPEKPVQTETVKPEPVAATPVVETKKEEPIITEKKEVKAESSKVAQEPIVSTDPTTSEETITTQYQKLSGTTLTGQTIDLSQFNKPKKKKEDPKVAQNKPGAPGVGGNNANKNKRKRIAPKPGTPGAPKPSTGNNNAPGTPNPNKITPNNNNGGGGFNANRSQRPGFVKGNRPAIVAKVEPTEEEVKNQIRETLEKLQGKGGKSKAAKYRRDKRETHRQKSDDEQRALDEGSKTIKVTEFVTVGEIAIMMDVPITKVIGTCMSLGIMVTMNQRLDAETLTIVADEFGYDVEFITVDIEEAIEVVEDREEDLVTRAPIVTVMGHVDHGKTSLLDYIRKENVIAGESGGITQHIGAYGVTLDNGQKIAFLDTPGHEAFTAMRARGAQVTDIAIIVVAADDDIMPQTKEAISHAQAAGVPIIFAINKIDKPNANVDKIKERLAGMNLLVEDWGGKIQSHDISAKVGTGVKELLEKVLLEAEILDLKANPNKAAQGTVVEAYLDKGKGYVSTILVQQGTLKIGDYMLAGKHHGKVKAMHDERGHAVLQAGPSTPVSVLGLDGAATAGDKFNVFEDEKEAKQIASKRSQLMREQSVRTQRHITLDEIGRRIALGQFKELNVILKGDVDGSVEALSDSFSKLSTEEVQINIIHKGVGAITETDVNLASASDAIIIGFNVRPAGNARQLADKEEIDIRYYSIIYAAIDDLKDAMEGMLAPEMKEEVLGTAEIREIFKISKVGSIAGCMVTDGKILRTSKIRVIRDGVVVHTGELVALKRFKDDVKEVTKGYDCGIQIKGFNDIEINDVIEAYHEVAIKKKLK, from the coding sequence ATGTCTGAAGAGAGAGTAATAAGAATAAACAAGGTTTTAAGGGAATTAAATATTTCGTTAGAAAGAGCTGTTGATTATCTAAAAGATAAGGGAATTGCTATTGATGCAAATCCAAATGCTAAAATTTCTGACAGTGAATTTAATATCCTGCAAAGCCAATTTGCGGGCGATAAGGGGAATAAGGAAGCTTCTAAAGAGGTAGGAGAAGAGAAAAGAAAAGAAAAAGAAGCATTGCGTGTTGAGCGTGAGAAAGAAATTGAAGACAAACGCAGACAAGAAGAGGAGCGTCAAAAACAGCAAGAAATAATTAAAGCGAGAGCTGTTGTTTCGGGACCTGTACAAGTTGGTAAAATTGACTTGAATCCAAAAAAACCTGCAATTGCTCCTTCTGAGGAAACAGCAAAAGTTGAAGAGCCAAAAGCTGTTGTTGCACCTGCGCAACCAGAAAAACCAGTTCAGACTGAAACTGTAAAACCTGAACCAGTTGCTGCGACTCCGGTTGTGGAAACGAAAAAGGAAGAACCTATTATTACGGAGAAAAAAGAAGTTAAAGCAGAATCTTCAAAAGTTGCTCAGGAGCCAATTGTGTCAACTGATCCAACAACTTCAGAAGAAACTATTACTACTCAATATCAAAAGCTTTCAGGAACTACTCTTACAGGTCAAACAATTGATTTGTCTCAATTTAATAAACCAAAAAAGAAGAAAGAAGATCCAAAAGTGGCTCAAAATAAACCTGGAGCTCCAGGAGTAGGAGGAAACAACGCAAATAAAAATAAGCGTAAAAGAATTGCTCCTAAACCAGGAACACCTGGTGCGCCAAAACCTTCTACAGGTAATAACAATGCACCGGGAACACCAAATCCTAATAAGATAACTCCAAATAATAACAATGGTGGAGGTGGTTTCAATGCAAACAGAAGCCAAAGACCTGGTTTTGTAAAAGGAAATCGTCCTGCAATTGTGGCTAAAGTTGAGCCAACTGAAGAAGAAGTAAAAAACCAAATTAGAGAAACTCTTGAAAAACTTCAAGGTAAAGGAGGAAAATCTAAAGCGGCAAAATATAGAAGAGATAAAAGAGAGACACACCGTCAAAAATCGGATGACGAGCAAAGAGCTCTTGACGAAGGAAGTAAAACTATTAAGGTTACAGAGTTCGTTACAGTAGGTGAAATTGCCATCATGATGGATGTGCCAATTACTAAAGTGATTGGAACTTGTATGTCTCTTGGGATCATGGTAACCATGAATCAGCGTTTAGATGCTGAAACATTAACAATCGTTGCAGACGAATTTGGTTACGATGTTGAATTTATTACAGTGGATATCGAAGAAGCGATTGAAGTTGTAGAAGATAGAGAAGAAGATTTAGTAACAAGAGCGCCAATTGTGACAGTAATGGGTCACGTTGACCACGGTAAAACATCTTTACTGGATTATATCCGTAAAGAAAATGTTATCGCTGGTGAGTCTGGAGGTATTACACAGCACATTGGAGCGTATGGGGTTACTTTAGATAACGGACAAAAAATCGCGTTCTTAGATACGCCAGGTCACGAGGCGTTTACCGCGATGCGTGCACGTGGAGCTCAAGTTACCGATATTGCTATTATCGTAGTAGCGGCAGATGATGATATCATGCCACAAACAAAAGAGGCTATTTCTCACGCACAGGCTGCGGGAGTGCCAATTATATTTGCAATCAATAAAATTGATAAACCAAATGCTAATGTTGATAAAATTAAAGAGCGTTTGGCTGGTATGAATTTGCTTGTTGAAGATTGGGGTGGAAAAATTCAGTCACATGATATTTCTGCAAAAGTTGGAACAGGTGTAAAAGAATTATTAGAGAAAGTTTTATTGGAAGCTGAGATTTTAGATCTAAAAGCAAATCCAAATAAAGCGGCTCAAGGAACTGTTGTTGAGGCTTATTTAGATAAAGGAAAAGGATATGTGTCTACGATTTTGGTGCAACAAGGTACTTTGAAAATTGGAGATTATATGCTTGCTGGTAAGCATCATGGTAAAGTGAAAGCGATGCATGATGAAAGAGGGCATGCTGTTTTGCAGGCGGGACCTTCAACGCCGGTATCTGTTTTGGGTTTAGATGGAGCGGCAACAGCTGGTGATAAGTTTAATGTATTTGAAGATGAGAAAGAAGCAAAACAAATTGCATCAAAACGTTCTCAATTAATGCGTGAGCAATCAGTTCGTACACAAAGACATATTACGCTTGATGAAATTGGACGTCGTATTGCTCTTGGTCAGTTTAAAGAATTGAACGTAATCCTTAAAGGAGACGTGGATGGATCTGTTGAGGCATTGTCTGATTCGTTCTCTAAACTTTCTACAGAAGAAGTTCAAATCAACATTATTCACAAAGGAGTTGGTGCGATTACTGAAACCGATGTTAACTTGGCTTCTGCGTCAGATGCGATTATTATTGGATTTAACGTTCGTCCTGCTGGAAATGCTAGACAACTTGCAGATAAAGAAGAAATTGATATCCGTTACTATTCTATTATTTACGCAGCTATCGATGACTTGAAAGATGCAATGGAAGGAATGTTAGCGCCAGAGATGAAAGAAGAAGTTTTAGGAACGGCTGAGATCCGTGAGATTTTCAAAATTTCTAAAGTAGGTTCAATCGCTGGATGTATGGTAACCGATGGCAAGATTTTAAGAACTTCTAAAATTAGAGTTATTAGAGACGGAGTTGTAGTTCATACTGGTGAGCTAGTGGCGTTAAAACGTTTCAAAGACGATGTTAAAGAGGTTACGAAAGGTTACGATTGTGGTATTCAAATTAAAGGATTCAATGATATCGAAATTAATGATGTTATTGAGGCTTACCACGAAGTAGCGATCAAAAAGAAATTGAAATAA
- a CDS encoding DUF4920 domain-containing protein, with protein MKQLLYSALFFIGISTLSFSQEAVEKSAPPAGNAAVGDYYGDNVSGVSVDKAISVEKLESKFKDQNKVENVAVKGMVTDVCEKRGCWVTIKTENGSSFFVKMKDYAFFVPPALKGKNVVLEGNAEKKITFVDELKHYAKDAKKSPAEINAITMPKEEIRFMASGIKVVN; from the coding sequence ATGAAACAGTTATTATATTCGGCTTTGTTTTTTATTGGTATTTCTACTTTGTCTTTTTCTCAAGAAGCTGTAGAGAAAAGTGCTCCGCCGGCAGGAAATGCTGCAGTTGGCGATTATTATGGAGATAATGTTTCTGGTGTTTCTGTAGATAAAGCAATTTCTGTTGAGAAATTAGAATCGAAGTTTAAAGATCAGAATAAAGTAGAAAATGTCGCTGTTAAAGGAATGGTGACTGATGTTTGTGAAAAAAGAGGATGCTGGGTGACCATTAAAACTGAAAATGGATCTTCGTTTTTTGTAAAAATGAAAGACTATGCTTTTTTTGTACCGCCTGCTCTAAAAGGTAAAAATGTGGTTTTGGAAGGAAATGCGGAGAAAAAAATAACTTTTGTTGATGAGTTGAAGCATTATGCTAAAGATGCTAAGAAATCGCCTGCTGAAATAAATGCGATTACAATGCCTAAAGAAGAAATTCGTTTCATGGCAAGTGGCATCAAAGTGGTGAATTAA
- a CDS encoding SPOR domain-containing protein — protein MRILTPSKRVFFTLTLFTLAYNIHAQDQNLTVNQDPKFEQLLNEKRKINTSISTNDTYRIQIFSGKSDEAKKTLSDFKREYNNIDGTIIFNTPNYKVIVGNFKTRIEAERNLADIKNRYKNVFLLKPGK, from the coding sequence ATGAGAATTTTAACCCCTTCAAAAAGAGTTTTCTTCACACTGACTCTATTCACATTAGCATATAATATTCATGCTCAGGATCAAAATTTAACAGTAAATCAAGACCCAAAATTCGAGCAACTACTGAACGAGAAGCGCAAAATTAACACATCAATAAGTACAAACGATACCTACCGAATTCAAATTTTCAGTGGCAAAAGTGACGAAGCAAAGAAAACGTTATCTGATTTCAAAAGAGAATACAATAACATTGATGGAACAATAATTTTCAACACTCCAAATTACAAAGTAATAGTTGGAAATTTTAAGACCCGAATAGAAGCCGAACGAAATTTGGCAGATATAAAAAATAGATATAAAAATGTCTTTTTGCTTAAGCCAGGAAAATAA
- a CDS encoding c-type cytochrome, which translates to MKKVGNHNSISRKLLLSLSLTLIFSLTSFAQDPAAAPAAPEAAAPAATSGGDPVKGKELFNANCAACHKLDAKSTGPALRGVADRHEMAWIYKWVHNSSDMIKSGDAAAVKLFEENNKAVMTSFPQLSEGDIDNIIAYTSEKKPEAPTAIAGGSATPPGTNVESGSISNNVILGALALVMAILVVMLFMVNKVLTKVANKNGIEVGPKEERLPIWKAFAKNQFLVLVTSIFLLLASGYFVYGYLMQVGVDQNYEPIQPIHYSHKIHAGDNEINCKYCHSAARVSKTAGIPSLNVCMNCHKNISEVAETTATAEYSKAFYDAQIQKLYDAVGWDKTKQAYTGKTQPVKWVRIHNLPDFVYFNHSQHVSVAGIECQTCHGPVQEFEIMKQYSKLTMGWCVDCHRKTDVKMEGNAYYDKIHAELSKKYGVEKLTAAQMGGLECGKCHY; encoded by the coding sequence ATGAAAAAGGTGGGTAACCATAATTCGATCTCAAGAAAATTGCTCCTTAGCTTATCGCTAACGCTTATTTTCTCCCTAACTTCATTTGCTCAAGATCCTGCTGCAGCTCCTGCGGCACCTGAAGCTGCTGCTCCGGCTGCGACATCTGGTGGAGATCCGGTAAAAGGGAAAGAACTTTTTAATGCAAATTGTGCTGCATGTCACAAATTAGATGCTAAATCAACAGGTCCTGCCTTAAGAGGAGTTGCTGACAGGCATGAAATGGCTTGGATTTACAAGTGGGTGCACAATAGTTCTGATATGATTAAATCAGGCGACGCTGCTGCTGTTAAGCTTTTTGAAGAAAACAACAAAGCAGTAATGACTTCATTTCCTCAATTATCTGAAGGAGATATTGATAATATTATAGCTTATACTTCTGAGAAGAAACCTGAGGCGCCAACTGCTATAGCTGGTGGATCTGCAACTCCTCCTGGTACTAACGTAGAAAGTGGTTCTATTTCAAATAATGTTATTTTAGGAGCTCTTGCTCTTGTAATGGCTATTTTGGTTGTTATGTTGTTCATGGTGAACAAAGTGTTGACTAAAGTGGCAAATAAAAACGGTATCGAAGTTGGTCCTAAAGAAGAAAGATTGCCAATCTGGAAAGCTTTTGCTAAAAACCAATTCTTGGTATTAGTTACTTCGATTTTCTTGCTTTTAGCTAGTGGTTATTTTGTTTATGGATACTTGATGCAAGTTGGTGTAGATCAAAACTACGAACCAATTCAGCCAATTCACTATTCTCACAAAATTCACGCTGGAGATAACGAGATTAATTGTAAATATTGTCACTCAGCTGCTCGTGTTAGTAAAACTGCAGGTATTCCTTCTTTGAATGTTTGTATGAACTGCCACAAGAATATTTCTGAAGTTGCTGAAACAACTGCTACTGCTGAGTACAGCAAAGCTTTTTACGATGCTCAAATTCAAAAATTATACGATGCTGTTGGTTGGGATAAAACTAAACAAGCATATACAGGAAAAACACAACCTGTAAAATGGGTTCGTATTCATAATCTTCCTGATTTTGTATATTTCAACCACTCACAACACGTTTCTGTTGCGGGAATTGAGTGTCAAACTTGTCATGGTCCGGTACAAGAATTTGAAATCATGAAGCAATATTCTAAATTAACAATGGGATGGTGTGTGGATTGCCACAGAAAAACTGATGTTAAGATGGAAGGTAATGCTTACTATGATAAAATTCACGCTGAACTTTCTAAAAAATACGGTGTAGAGAAATTAACTGCAGCGCAAATGGGAGGTTTAGAATGCGGTAAATGCCACTATTAA
- a CDS encoding TAT-variant-translocated molybdopterin oxidoreductase, which produces MSSNKKYWKSVEELENGSIVEALRNNEFVEEIPTDEFLGNAEALASSGTSRRDFLKYVGFSTAAVTLAACEGPVHKSIPYVLQPEQIIPGVADYYATTVFDGFDFANLLIKTREGRPIKVENNTIEGAKFAANARIHASILGLYDSARLSEPKLKGQKSSWSAVDLQIKSSLAQAKAKGGQVVLLTNTLASPSTEKLIGEFIAKNPNAKHVVYDAVSSSEALDAFEAVYGERALVDYDFSKASLIVSVGADFLGDWQGGGYDSGYAKGRIPSGTEGKKTMSRHIQFESNMTLSGAAADKRVPMTTADQKQALVQIYNIIVGASIPVSLDANFKAEAVKAAQQLKMAGTRGVLVSGIEDKNAQLLVLAINQRLASESFSTAGTRQIRKGSNAAVAQLLKDMNAGSVHTLIMSGINPAYTLADSASFVSGLKKVDTSVAFSLKEDETASITTIAAPAPHYLESWGDVVITKGTYALTQPTIRPIFNTKQFQDVLLSLNGVGGTFYDYLKANSASLIAGSSWNKVLHDGVLVTGSTALAGGSYDFAGAASALSSAKSAGGLELVLYTKTGMGDGQHANNPWLQEFPDPITRVSWDNYVTVSNADAKKYDLSNEIVANGGLNGSYATITTADGVKIENVPVIVQPGQAVGTIGLSVGYGRKASLKEEMQVGVNAYALYKNFNNVQSVTLAKANGVHEFACVQGQKTLMGRGDIIKETTLTVFNSEDAEHWNEKPMVSLDHQEVEATTVDLWESFDRTTGHHFNLSIDLNACTGCGACVIACHAENNVPVVGKAEVRRSRDMHWLRIDRYYSSESTFEGDNKRKEGIAGLSSSLSTFNEMEKAGENPQVAFQPVMCQHCNHAPCETVCPVAATSHGREGQNHMAYNRCVGTRYCANNCPYKVRRFNWFLYNKNSEFDYHMNNDLGRMVLNPDVNVRSRGVMEKCSMCIQMTQATKLKAKNEGRPVRDGEFQTACSSACSSGAMIFGDVNDKESKVAALAADARSYHLLEHVGTKPNVVYHVKVRNT; this is translated from the coding sequence ATGTCATCAAACAAAAAATACTGGAAAAGTGTTGAAGAACTAGAGAATGGTTCTATTGTTGAGGCGCTTAGAAATAACGAATTTGTTGAAGAGATTCCTACAGATGAATTCTTAGGAAATGCTGAAGCTTTGGCTTCATCAGGAACTTCACGTCGTGACTTTTTAAAGTACGTAGGATTTAGTACTGCAGCTGTTACACTTGCTGCTTGTGAGGGTCCTGTGCACAAGTCTATCCCTTATGTTTTACAACCAGAACAAATCATTCCTGGTGTTGCTGATTACTATGCAACTACAGTTTTTGATGGTTTTGATTTTGCAAATCTTTTGATTAAGACTCGCGAGGGTCGTCCAATCAAAGTTGAAAACAACACTATTGAAGGTGCTAAATTTGCAGCTAATGCTAGAATTCATGCATCTATCTTAGGATTATACGATAGTGCTCGTTTGAGTGAGCCAAAATTAAAAGGGCAAAAAAGCAGCTGGTCTGCTGTTGATTTGCAAATCAAATCAAGCCTTGCTCAAGCAAAAGCAAAAGGAGGACAGGTGGTATTGTTGACAAATACATTAGCAAGTCCATCTACTGAGAAATTGATAGGTGAGTTTATTGCTAAAAATCCTAATGCAAAACATGTTGTTTACGATGCAGTTTCTTCTTCTGAAGCTTTAGATGCATTTGAAGCAGTATATGGAGAAAGAGCTTTAGTTGATTATGATTTTTCAAAAGCTTCTTTAATTGTATCTGTTGGTGCTGACTTCTTAGGAGATTGGCAAGGTGGAGGATATGATTCTGGATATGCAAAAGGTAGAATTCCTTCTGGAACTGAAGGAAAAAAAACAATGTCTCGTCATATTCAGTTTGAATCAAACATGACATTATCTGGAGCTGCTGCTGATAAGCGTGTTCCAATGACTACTGCTGATCAAAAACAAGCTTTAGTTCAAATTTATAATATTATTGTAGGTGCTTCTATTCCTGTATCTTTAGATGCTAATTTTAAAGCTGAAGCTGTAAAAGCGGCGCAGCAATTAAAAATGGCTGGTACAAGAGGGGTTTTAGTGTCTGGAATTGAAGATAAAAATGCTCAATTGTTAGTGTTGGCTATCAATCAACGATTGGCTAGTGAGTCTTTCAGTACTGCTGGAACAAGACAAATTAGAAAAGGTTCTAATGCGGCTGTAGCTCAATTATTAAAAGACATGAATGCAGGAAGTGTTCATACTTTAATTATGAGCGGAATCAATCCTGCATATACATTAGCTGATTCAGCTTCTTTTGTATCTGGATTGAAAAAAGTAGATACATCAGTTGCTTTTTCTTTGAAAGAAGATGAAACGGCTTCGATTACAACTATTGCTGCTCCAGCGCCTCATTATTTAGAGTCTTGGGGTGATGTTGTGATTACTAAAGGAACTTATGCTTTAACGCAGCCAACGATTCGTCCAATCTTTAATACAAAACAATTTCAGGATGTTTTATTGTCTTTAAATGGTGTTGGTGGAACTTTCTACGATTACCTTAAAGCTAATTCAGCTAGTTTAATTGCTGGTTCTTCTTGGAATAAAGTATTGCATGATGGTGTTTTAGTAACTGGTTCTACGGCTTTAGCTGGTGGATCTTATGATTTCGCTGGTGCAGCAAGTGCTCTTTCTAGCGCTAAATCTGCTGGTGGATTAGAATTAGTATTGTACACTAAAACAGGTATGGGTGATGGACAACATGCAAATAACCCTTGGTTGCAAGAATTTCCAGATCCAATCACAAGAGTTTCTTGGGATAACTACGTTACTGTTTCTAATGCAGATGCTAAGAAATACGATTTATCAAACGAAATTGTTGCAAATGGTGGTTTAAACGGAAGTTACGCTACTATTACAACTGCTGATGGTGTTAAGATTGAAAATGTTCCGGTTATTGTTCAGCCAGGACAAGCTGTTGGAACTATCGGTCTTTCGGTTGGATATGGTCGTAAAGCATCTTTAAAAGAAGAAATGCAAGTAGGTGTTAATGCTTACGCTTTATATAAAAATTTCAATAATGTTCAGTCTGTTACTTTAGCTAAGGCTAATGGTGTTCATGAGTTTGCTTGTGTTCAAGGACAAAAAACATTAATGGGTAGAGGAGATATTATTAAAGAAACTACTCTAACAGTATTCAATTCTGAAGATGCAGAACATTGGAATGAAAAACCAATGGTATCTTTAGATCACCAAGAGGTTGAAGCTACAACTGTGGATCTTTGGGAATCATTTGATCGTACAACTGGTCACCACTTCAATCTTTCAATTGACTTAAATGCTTGTACTGGATGTGGGGCTTGCGTTATTGCTTGTCATGCTGAAAACAACGTTCCAGTTGTAGGTAAAGCAGAGGTAAGAAGAAGCCGTGATATGCATTGGTTGCGTATTGATAGATATTATTCTTCTGAAAGCACATTTGAAGGTGATAACAAGAGAAAAGAAGGAATTGCTGGTTTATCTAGTTCATTGTCTACATTCAATGAAATGGAGAAAGCAGGAGAGAATCCTCAAGTTGCATTCCAACCTGTAATGTGTCAGCACTGTAACCACGCTCCATGTGAAACAGTTTGTCCTGTTGCTGCAACTTCTCACGGTCGTGAAGGCCAAAACCATATGGCTTACAACAGATGTGTTGGTACTCGTTACTGTGCTAACAACTGTCCATATAAAGTACGTCGTTTTAACTGGTTCTTATACAACAAAAACAGCGAGTTCGATTATCACATGAACAATGATTTAGGCCGTATGGTATTAAATCCTGATGTTAACGTGCGTTCTCGTGGTGTTATGGAGAAATGTTCTATGTGTATCCAAATGACACAAGCTACTAAATTGAAAGCTAAAAACGAAGGCCGTCCAGTTAGAGATGGAGAATTCCAAACGGCTTGTTCAAGTGCTTGTTCTTCTGGAGCGATGATATTTGGTGATGTAAATGATAAAGAAAGTAAAGTTGCAGCATTAGCAGCTGATGCAAGATCTTACCACTTATTGGAGCATGTAGGAACAAAACCTAATGTGGTTTATCACGTTAAAGTTAGAAATACTTAG
- the nrfD gene encoding NrfD/PsrC family molybdoenzyme membrane anchor subunit yields the protein MSSHYEAPIRKPLVIGDKSYHDVTVDVAAPVEGPANKQWWIVFSIALTAFLWGLGCIIYTVSTGIGTWGLNKTVGWAWDITNFVWWVGIGHAGTLISAVLLLFRQRWRMAINRSAEAMTIFSVVQAGLFPIIHMGRPWLAYWVLPIPNQFGSLWVNFNSPLLWDVFAISTYLSVSLVFWWTGLLPDFAMLRDRAITPFNKRVYSILSFGWSGRAKDWQRFEEVSLVLAGLATPLVLSVHTIVSMDFATSVIPGWHTTIFPPYFVAGAVFSGFAMVNTLLIVMRKVSNLEAYITLQHIELMNIIIMITGSIVGVAYITELFVAWYSGVEYEQYAFLNRATGPYWWAYWSMMTCNVFSPQFMWFKKLRTSIMFSFIISIVVNIGMWFERFVIIVTSLHRDYLPSSWTMFSPTFVDIGIFIGTIGFFFVLFLLYSRTFPVIAQAEVKTILKGTGDNYVRERANSKDSHHE from the coding sequence ATGTCGTCTCACTACGAAGCACCCATTAGAAAACCTTTAGTTATAGGTGATAAATCTTATCACGATGTAACTGTAGATGTGGCAGCGCCTGTTGAAGGACCTGCAAATAAACAATGGTGGATTGTATTTTCAATCGCATTAACAGCCTTCCTTTGGGGATTAGGTTGTATAATTTACACCGTATCTACCGGTATTGGAACATGGGGATTAAATAAAACAGTTGGTTGGGCTTGGGATATTACTAACTTCGTTTGGTGGGTTGGTATTGGTCACGCCGGAACATTAATTTCTGCAGTACTATTACTTTTCCGTCAACGTTGGAGAATGGCTATTAACCGTTCTGCGGAAGCAATGACTATCTTCTCAGTAGTTCAAGCAGGTTTATTCCCAATTATTCACATGGGTCGTCCATGGTTAGCATACTGGGTATTACCTATTCCAAACCAATTTGGATCTTTATGGGTAAACTTTAACTCACCTTTACTTTGGGACGTATTCGCGATTTCAACGTATTTATCAGTATCATTAGTTTTCTGGTGGACTGGTTTATTGCCAGACTTTGCAATGCTTCGTGATAGAGCTATTACTCCTTTCAATAAAAGAGTTTATTCTATCCTAAGTTTCGGATGGAGCGGACGCGCAAAAGACTGGCAACGTTTTGAAGAGGTATCTTTAGTATTAGCTGGTTTAGCAACTCCTCTTGTACTTTCTGTACACACAATCGTATCGATGGACTTTGCTACTTCTGTAATTCCTGGATGGCATACAACAATTTTCCCTCCATACTTCGTTGCTGGAGCAGTTTTCTCTGGATTCGCGATGGTAAATACATTGTTGATCGTTATGAGAAAAGTTTCTAATCTTGAAGCTTATATCACATTACAACACATCGAGTTAATGAATATCATTATCATGATTACTGGATCTATTGTTGGTGTGGCTTACATCACTGAGTTATTCGTAGCTTGGTATTCAGGAGTGGAGTATGAGCAATATGCATTCTTAAACAGAGCTACTGGACCTTACTGGTGGGCATATTGGTCAATGATGACTTGTAACGTTTTCTCTCCACAATTCATGTGGTTCAAGAAACTTAGAACAAGTATCATGTTCTCATTTATTATTTCGATTGTAGTAAACATCGGAATGTGGTTTGAAAGATTTGTAATCATTGTTACTTCTTTGCATAGAGATTATCTTCCATCTTCTTGGACAATGTTTTCACCAACATTTGTTGATATTGGAATTTTCATTGGAACAATTGGTTTCTTCTTCGTATTGTTTTTATTATACTCTAGAACATTCCCTGTAATTGCTCAGGCAGAGGTTAAAACAATTTTGAAAGGAACAGGAGATAATTACGTAAGAGAAAGAGCAAATAGTAAAGATTCACATCATGAGTAA